The nucleotide window TAACCCAAAACGAATAAACAGCTGCAACCGTCGATGTGGTCCGTTACGTTCTTGACCGAACACTAAAAGTGGCtttattttcatgttgttgttgttgaatgcACAAAATTCCGAGTAATTACCTCACTAACGTGATGGCTTTTCAATATTTCTCAAACAGTGTTCTCCCATTATGGAAGTCAACGATATTCACAGTTGGCACAACGACTCGAGAGTTACCGACGACAGCGACTGTGAATCTGAACAAGATTTAAGGTACACGAACATTTCAAAAGCATTTCGCCTGACATCGTCACAGTATCTTTGTTGCCTCACACAGGAAAAGTCAGCTGGTAGAggatagaaaaatttacgtCCGCCGAGTTTCCAGCAATGTCGCCGACTTGAGGAAAGCATCGAGACCGTTGACCATCGCCAATGTCGAACCTGGAGCCGGACTTTTTGAGACTTTCCTCGAAGTGGCTCTTTTTTACGATCGTCATCAGAATCTTCACACTCCATACATCAAATCCAGCTATCCTAAATCGGTATCTGCTACTGCTTTTCAATCGCCACGCCGATCCAGTGAATAAtcatattattaaaaaaaaaaaaaatcgatctTTCAGTCAGCTGTCCCTTCCGGCATGgaacatttttgtttcccgGATTCGACGCATTGGCCGCCACCATTACAGACGGCCGGTGAACCGTACACCATCATCTTGACCGATTCCAAAGGCGATCGAATGtacggctattgccgacggGTGGTTCCCGAAGGAGCACAAACCTGCATTCCCATCACTTATTGCTTATTGAGCCGCCATCGAGCGGCTGGATTTTAcaacaaggtaaaaaaaaatcatcgattttttgtttttttttccaaatttttatTACCGTGTAATATAATTTTAATCGCCATTTTCGGAATATCGACAGATGTTGAACGTCATGGTATCGCGTCACGGGGCTTCAGTATCCCAACGTTTAGCCTTACTCGATTGTTTGCACAAACAACCATTTCCAAATCCGGGACGTTTCGTTGAATTCCCCTCCGAAAGTCCCACCAACGGGAATAAGGTCAACAAAGTCCAACGATTACTCGATGGACGTTTAGAGGATATCGATTTACGGGTACTCTTTGAACGACTCAATGAAACGGTTGTCCTTCACGTTTTGGGCACCGTCTTACTTGAACGGAAGCTCATTTTCGTCAGTCAAAATCTCAGgtaattcatttttgttttgtttctttaactAGCGCTCCAAACGACTCGTGCAATTATTGATTTTTAGTGTGCTGTCGCTTTGTATCGACGCTGTTCAATCAATGCTCTACCCATTCGTGTGGCAACATACGATCGTTCCCGTCCTCCCTCAGTCTATGACGGAAATCGCATCGGCTCCCACACCTTTCATTCTAGGGCTTCTGTCTAAAAATGTTGAAGATTGGAAGTCCATCTACCCTGATCAGGTATTCATAATCATACCGAAAATATtgcatcgtttttttttttttaattaatgtCTCATTTTGTTTAAGGGTATGTTGGTTGATTTGGATAGCGGCAAAGTCCTTCATAATGTCGGCGATGAGTCAACTATCCTGCCCCGACGAAGTGTACGCAAACTCATGTCCGACTGGGAGGTCACTGTCAACATTACCCAACAAGCTGAGACTGCCCGCAATGCTCTGTACAGCGAGAGTTTTTTACGGATGTTTGTTGACCTCTGCGGTCATTACGAACAGCACATTCACTGCCGTGATTCTGGCCACAAATACTTTGAGgtatttgtttgattttttctgtcttttggTTAACCAGACGCTtaacattttgattttctcaCACTCAATTAGCGAGCAGTATTTACTCAGAACCATTCGAATTCGAGTGTCCGCGATTTTCTAGAATGGTTCACCGAGACGGCCATGTTCAATTTATTCATTGAATCTCGCCTGAGGCATGATGCCGTTCAAACCCTGTATGAGCACAAAATCTTAGAACATTCGATGCAAATCGTCCGGCCCAACACTCAGCTGATTTTACCCAATTCCAAGATTCTTGGTCGAAAGATCAAAACTATTGGTAACAATACGAAACTGCGCCCTTGATCGACgacaaatattttatttaatactttttttttcgcattttCTAACAAAAGGGGACAAACTAAGGGAGATGAATATGTTTGCTTGACTGCTTGATGCTGGACATTGACTACCATCTTCGACAGTAGCACACCTTCACTGTAACATCATTCACGCTCTCTGAGGGTCGGGTTACCCTCCGCTTCCACGACAAAACATGACCTTATTTAATTTGCTAGTCACGCCTCACTCGTTTCTGTATAAACCGATTTAATACTCTCGCCCATCTGGACGAGTATGATATGCGCCGAGACAAAAGCTTCTATGCtaaattgaaataatttttttaaaattaaatatattatcaCTGTACAAGTTATACGATCTGAACATACATTTAGTGAACATCTTTGGTTTTCATCTCACTTTGTACAAGCGATCTATCGACTGTCGAAGCAAATAGACTAGAGAATAAGATGATTTTTTATCATGGTTTGATGAGCGACATCAGTAAAactaatttttgttgttgttaataatgccagagtcatagaaccctatGACTCTGATAATGCAAAAGCCGCCTACTTTGGTACAGCCATGTaggatgaaaatgaaatccaTAATTCCATTTCCCACATTTCAAATGGAATAACAGTTATTGCCTTATTGCATCGGCGTTTTGCCTTATCGTGACAGGTGACACGTTCGGGACTTCGTCTTTTGTCTTCGTTtgatcagagtcatagaaccctggttcatgaaccaaccagggttctgtgagcagagtaatagaatactattaGTATTCTATTAGTATTCTATTAGTTCTATTAGTACTGTGCTGACTGCTCAGAGTCTGGTTTGATTTGCGACAAATAAACATATTAAAATGGCATCGGTGTACATTTATATAAACAGACGATTTTTTTACGTCCCGGCGCCAGGGGTGTCAGTCAAGAGTCTCAAGCCGGCTAATCTGTCAATGGACGACTGAAGATCTCAATCGCGCACATCATCGCACGTATTTTTTCACAATGGGAAAATTCACATTTCAACACATATATGAATTTCCATGGGAACTTGTAACGCACACTCATTTAACTAAATATCCaacagaaaaggaaaaaaatatcgtCGGATCTGAAGTTGTGGAATCGAAAAAAGGTGGTAAaaactccttttttttaaatactcaATCTTGCTACAATAAGTATTTCTGTCAAAAGGGCCAGGGAATCTCATTTATCTAAAGGTTGTTGTCACCTGTTTAAATGTGCTCCCTAGTGTTTTTCGGAAGGTAGACATTTTTCTATGTTAATGCTTGACAGCAAAATTCATCATTCATTTTTGCCTTTAGCTCAAGGTTCTTGATGTCCCTAACATTTTGTATGAGGAAGAATGTTGGATTGATACAAAGAGGAGAATAGCACAACTTAAAAGTAAACCATTAGGCTACCAGAATTATGCTGTGTTGTCTGAAAGCTCTACATTTTCACCAGCTTCTGAGAACCCAAATTGGTATATATTTTGCATTGTCACCAAAACTGTTGTAAATTataggtttttttgtttctttaccTTTAACAGGACTCTGTTTACACAAGAAGGTGTCATTGAAATGATTGGTTTTGGAAGAATGAGCTGGCTTATTGAAGTGTTTGCTACCAAGTTTCTGACAAGGGGAGCAAAGAGAAATGTTACCATAATGGAAGAGCTGATGAAGGAAAGACTTGCAGCATTCAAACTTTTAGCGCAATAATACTCGCCGTTCGTCTCTGACATGGGATGTACATTTACTGGTGATTAGTGAATGAGATTGTGAACTACCTTCCTAGTCTTAGAAACTTAGCTAGAATGAAACAATAGGTCCTGGGGGAcgttgtttgtttgattttctttctgATGCTGCCACTTTTCCATGACTGGCGACGCGAGTCGAAGCCCTGTCATTTGCAAACGTTCTGTGGTAAATTTATCGTCTATGATGGTTAGCTGCTTAGCTGTGTTTCCAAAGAAACTTTGTTTagcccaatttttttaaaacgaatgTTCGTCGTGAAAGGTTGTCTCTGTTCCGTCTTAAGCTATTACTACTGCACTCctaaaacgaaacaaaatatCACGAAGAActttttttagtgaaaaaattgttttgcgATACCTTCACCTAGAAAAAAGAGATCGCTAGATATAAATTCCAAAATATCAACGTTTATTCCCTACAAAGTTCAAAGATCTATGGTAGGTTTACTTTTAAATTTCCTTGCTGCCCTTTCACTGGGCCTTATGTTCATGTGGCTACCAAACAACGTAAAAGTCCACTTACTGACATTGAAAGTAAATACACTGTCCCGCTTAGGAATAACtgcatttaaatgaaaattacatTTAGAAATATTATAATACAGTGAGCTAACTTACTTCTGAGTTGATCATCTTCACAGATAATTTGAAaagtgttttttgtttctaataCAATAATGCCCTTTGCACCAATATAGGATGGGCACTTGGATCTTGTTACCATAAGCAAACATCCATGATAATCTGCTTTTGCAATCCGCTGATATAGTAGATCTTTATTGGCTGCCTTAGCACTGTACATTCAAGTCAGAACTTAACATGcaaagttaaaaaatttcattatcAATAAAGTTAGCATACCTGTTTTCCAATTCTAAAAAATTTTCCATGTATTCAACCCATAATTGGTGTAAGGGAGCACATGCTTTGTATTTTATTCCTGTTTTTGGCAACTTATGAAGACCAAGTCTTCTCTTCTCAATTGAAGTCAGAACCTTCTTTCGTGTTCGTgtctttttattctcttttgcAGGTCTACCAATCTTTAAGGGAAAATTCTATGCAACCAACAGAAATATGCATGTTAACCCTAGTAGCAGACATAGAAATTAATGGTACTGCTTACTTTCTTAAACTGAGTTGTCAACTCCTCAGGTATGACTGgggttctttttttaatgtagCTCATCAAAAATGTATCTTCTCCTTTCTTTATGCTTGATTGGGTTGGACCCAATAGCAGGGAATGCTGTTCTAGAGTAACACGAACTTCTACAGGTAGGGGTTTGTAAATCATCATCTCAGACTCTTCGCTATTTTCtagttagaaaaaaaaatgtgtgattATCCAGATATGTTGTAGAATATAATTATCAATTGGTAGTGATTGCACCTACCCTCTTTTTCCATGATTATTGACTGACTCTAGAATCTGGATTGTGAAAGACAGTTTATGTTATTTACATTAACAAAACTTTACCCACGTTTCCTTCCCAACAACTTGTTTACTGTGCTGATGCACCGTTGCCTCTTGCCAACAAGACATCTAAATCTAACCAGAGAAGAAGAGAACtgaagaatttaaaaatacaagcGAATAAGCGCATTcgtgaaaatttcaaattaaaaccCAAATTAATCACTGTCAATATCAAacgtttttctattttcttatAAAGTATGGCATTGCTGTACCCGATAATCCTATTCACTTCCATCAGCTGAACAATTTCATCACAAACCTGAGTCATAACAATTCGATGTCATAATTGTTTTGCTGTATAACCTGGACCTGGGCAGTGATTTGTTATAAAGTGTTTCCAGTATATTGACGAGCTTTGAAGATTGAGTTCGAAACATTTCGTTACTTTTCGAAATGGAGAGTATCCTTTTCAAATTAAGCTAACTTACTGAAATATACATAGGCACCTTAGAAATTTAAGCCAATGCTTTCAagttatgtttttattttgaataacCAGTTTACCAGCATAGTTTCTCTCTTCTTTAGTACTTTATAGCCATTATAACACAGATTATAACCTGAATTAAATTACCAGtttcttattaaataattacaaaacatttgatttgatttcttaaTGTGATAACTAACAATTATGTTTCGAACTTAATTTATAATTTCTAGCAGTGCCATTAGTCATAATCCTTGAATTATTTAGTTTTTCCttaagcaaaattttgtttagaTCACCTATTCAGCTTGAAGTTTACCGTCAAAGAATTTGAGAGGAATTCAAAGAAATGTGACAAAGAAGAGAAAGCAGAAAGGGCAAAACTGAAGAAAGCCattcaaaaaggaaacatgGAAGTTGCGCGGATTCACGGCGAGAATGCCATTCGCCAAAAGAATCAATCGCTTAATTTTCTTCGCATGGCGGCGCGAATTGACGCAGTAAGCAGTAGAGTGCAAACAGCTGTTACCACTAAAAAGGTACCTTGCAGTAACTGTGTAGCCATGTTCAACATCACATCGTCACTAAATGTCTGGTGTTAAAGGTCACACAATCAATGGCTGGTGTGGTTAAAGCGATGGATAGTGCAATGCGATCCATGAACTTGGAAAAGATTTCGGCCTTAATGGATAAATTTGAAAAGCAATTTGAAGATCTCGATGTTCAAAGTTCATGCATGGATACTGCCATGTCTCAAACCACAACTACCAGTGTTCCACAAAACGACGTCGACTTCCTCATGCAGCAAGTTGCAGATGAGGCTGGGTAATAATTAATTTGACATATTTTCCTCTTTACGTGAAATAATGAAAACTGGTTCCATTTGACTGCTCAAACAGCATTGAACTCAACATGGAACTACCGCAGGGTAATACGAGCACACTGAATCCCAGTGTTGCCGTTGGGGCCTCCACGCAAGCCTCCACCGAACAAGATGAATTGACGCAACGTCTAGCTCGCCTTCGTCAAATGTAAACCTCTTTTACACTCCATCTCTGAATGTTGGCTCCTTGCTTTCTGAAATTCATCGAACTTTCTTTCGATGACAAAGACTTTATGGGAATAGCCTAATTCCGCATTCGCCCACGACACACCtgtttatatttttacatgttgCCCCTTCAAAAAGATTTGAACTCGTGGGTGTCTTTAAAACTCTCTCAAGCGCCAGTTTATTCATGAATAGGTGCATCATTCGAATACATACATCAGTCGCCATACAAAGTTGTTTGCATccggagaaagaaaaagtcctAACTTTTTTCTGCAACCAGCACTGCTTGTCTATTCATTTATTCAACGGAACATAGAATCTACGTAGCAAACCATGGATTTTTGCTTTGCCTGATGACGTTCGTAGGACGAAGAGATTATCAGTTATTCGCTAATCAGATGAAAAAGTGCTCCTTTTATTTCACTTTATGTCGCCAGTGAAGGATTTAATAAGGCGtcaattggttttcttggaaGAGCTACTTCTAAGTGATATTGCTTTCAGCCAgcattgaagaaaaagataagTATAGAACGTCCTCCTTCGTATCCCTCTGTCGAAAAGAGATCGATATTTCCAAGCATTTACCGATCTAAGTAAAGAAaaggaaactaaaaaaaaagggggggatgAACGATACCCTCTGAAGTGGAAGAataaacaaaacgaaacaCAACAAGTTGACGTTTTCTAATTCGATTTGAGACCCTCTTATATAGATAGTTCTGTACATGTAAGAACTACACATCGTCAACCAGTTGCTGGCTGTGACAGCGACTATTTCCGTCCAGAGTCAATATTTAGAATTGGACAGCAGATGTAACCCTCAAGACGCAAAACCTTAGGACAATGAAAGAGCGTACCCTGAGCAGCAATCGTGATGTCTGAACTTCTTTTGTAATCGACCAA belongs to Daphnia magna isolate NIES linkage group LG1, ASM2063170v1.1, whole genome shotgun sequence and includes:
- the LOC116936506 gene encoding DENN domain-containing protein 2B; the protein is MSLKDTERKMDNVCEPRRITVQSIRERFEIQQRQTPPLSRNEQPEILSEVDSNHSGSSNASESDHSSTGGGFQQHSNRTSIKRSPAFRTGLKPTEAIPENILKKPSLIRTGLKDPNVIIIKNHKKPSLRRKPGVDRTSKPNLSPEPTTNIENDPLIEEALKAPLPSGPAPKKPPRTFVHDAFIQQQNVTKEPDSSPQRPVRRNKAVQLQSPAKPARPTSITLGSPFTMSRSKTEPFLLGRKKSVESEELPAVEDLRRSPLDDVEFDFQESRWLNPVQWNSFSPTPAVTKSPLKKQTSPRVSTSLVTIADPALLQARNGARHGGKNVAGRHPEPTRRMSCDFDGGRRRPSSSEFTWQSSTTGLLRFHGRKEPPVSLGHVYDQPTLEGGLHYMCSPIMEVNDIHSWHNDSRVTDDSDCESEQDLRKSQLVEDRKIYVRRVSSNVADLRKASRPLTIANVEPGAGLFETFLEVALFYDRHQNLHTPYIKSSYPKSSAVPSGMEHFCFPDSTHWPPPLQTAGEPYTIILTDSKGDRMYGYCRRVVPEGAQTCIPITYCLLSRHRAAGFYNKMLNVMVSRHGASVSQRLALLDCLHKQPFPNPGRFVEFPSESPTNGNKVNKVQRLLDGRLEDIDLRVLFERLNETVVLHVLGTVLLERKLIFVSQNLSVLSLCIDAVQSMLYPFVWQHTIVPVLPQSMTEIASAPTPFILGLLSKNVEDWKSIYPDQGMLVDLDSGKVLHNVGDESTILPRRSVRKLMSDWEVTVNITQQAETARNALYSESFLRMFVDLCGHYEQHIHCRDSGHKYFERAVFTQNHSNSSVRDFLEWFTETAMFNLFIESRLRHDAVQTLYEHKILEHSMQIVRPNTQLILPNSKILGRKIKTIGDKLREMNMFA
- the LOC116925833 gene encoding PRELI domain-containing protein 2, whose protein sequence is MGKFTFQHIYEFPWELVTHTHLTKYPTEKEKNIVGSEVVESKKGPGNLIYLKVVVTCLNVLPSVFRKLKVLDVPNILYEEECWIDTKRRIAQLKSKPLGYQNYAVLSESSTFSPASENPNWTLFTQEGVIEMIGFGRMSWLIEVFATKFLTRGAKRNVTIMEELMKERLAAFKLLAQ
- the LOC116925816 gene encoding ribonuclease P protein subunit p29 produces the protein MEKEENSEESEMMIYKPLPVEVRVTLEQHSLLLGPTQSSIKKGEDTFLMSYIKKRTPVIPEELTTQFKKNFPLKIGRPAKENKKTRTRKKVLTSIEKRRLGLHKLPKTGIKYKACAPLHQLWVEYMENFLELENSAKAANKDLLYQRIAKADYHGCLLMVTRSKCPSYIGAKGIIVLETKNTFQIICEDDQLRIIPKRDSVFTFNVSKWTFTLFGSHMNIRPSERAARKFKSKPTIDL
- the LOC116925841 gene encoding charged multivesicular body protein 1b-2 gives rise to the protein MENHLFSLKFTVKEFERNSKKCDKEEKAERAKLKKAIQKGNMEVARIHGENAIRQKNQSLNFLRMAARIDAVSSRVQTAVTTKKVTQSMAGVVKAMDSAMRSMNLEKISALMDKFEKQFEDLDVQSSCMDTAMSQTTTTSVPQNDVDFLMQQVADEAGIELNMELPQGNTSTLNPSVAVGASTQASTEQDELTQRLARLRQM